A window of Ignavibacterium sp. contains these coding sequences:
- a CDS encoding DUF3298 and DUF4163 domain-containing protein, whose protein sequence is MKFVNLLIIILVIATSAKAEVDSLTIIKKEFYQATEDTSAYVKISYPQISGLGNSEVQGKINSFLETEFMQAKSWFDDFVADTDYTSEFPPDWVFSFETDFRVTFNSKDFISVVLDYYEFTGGAHGNYYSIGYNIRTSDGKVFGISDILKPNSLQALSEFCAEEIMNMFDANSLNEAGLFEDELNISEDQDFYIIPNALVIQFDPYEVAPYAMGSIDVELEFSKIKNIIKDNLPFYKK, encoded by the coding sequence ATGAAATTCGTTAATCTTTTAATAATAATTTTAGTGATTGCCACATCAGCAAAAGCTGAAGTTGATTCATTAACCATAATCAAAAAAGAATTTTATCAGGCGACTGAAGATACCTCGGCATATGTGAAAATATCATATCCGCAAATTAGTGGTCTTGGCAATTCAGAAGTTCAGGGAAAAATAAATTCTTTTCTGGAAACAGAATTTATGCAAGCTAAAAGTTGGTTTGATGATTTTGTTGCAGACACAGATTACACTTCAGAATTTCCTCCTGATTGGGTATTCAGCTTCGAAACAGATTTCAGAGTTACTTTCAACAGTAAAGATTTCATCAGCGTAGTACTTGATTATTATGAATTTACCGGTGGAGCTCACGGTAATTATTATTCGATAGGTTATAATATCAGAACATCCGATGGAAAAGTATTTGGTATTTCTGATATTCTTAAGCCCAACTCATTACAAGCATTATCTGAATTTTGCGCAGAAGAAATTATGAACATGTTTGATGCGAACTCTCTGAATGAAGCTGGTTTATTTGAAGATGAATTAAATATTTCCGAAGATCAGGATTTTTACATTATTCCAAATGCTTTAGTAATCCAGTTTGATCCCTACGAAGTTGCACCGTATGCGATGGGTTCAATTGATGTGGAACTTGAATTCAGCAAGATTAAAAATATTATAAAGGATAATCTTCCATTTTATAAAAAGTAA
- the rocD gene encoding ornithine--oxo-acid transaminase, with amino-acid sequence MNSQYFIELEHKYGAHNYHPLDVVIAKGKGVWVWDVEGKKYLDFLSAYSAVNQGHCHPKIVNAMIEQAQTLTLTSRAFYNNVLGEYEKFITELLGYDKVLPMNTGVEGGETAVKLARRWAYDVKGIKKYNAKIIVANDNFHGRTMMAVSASTDPDSYEGYGPFLPGFIKIPFNDIPALEKALEDPDVCAFMVEPIQGEAGVVVPDAGYLKKAQELCKAKNVLLVCDEVQTGLARTGKMLASDHENVKPDILILGKALSGGTMPVSAVLANDEIMLTIKPGQHGSTFGGNPLAARVAIASLQVLVEEKLADNAAKMGEYFRSEVQKMVNEFENLVLVRGKGLLNAIVIKPTSDGKTAWDVCVALKEEGLLAKPTHGDIIRFAPPLVINKEEIDFAIETIRKVLKKFN; translated from the coding sequence ATGAACTCACAATATTTTATAGAGCTTGAGCACAAGTACGGTGCACACAATTACCATCCACTTGATGTTGTAATCGCAAAAGGAAAAGGAGTTTGGGTTTGGGATGTTGAAGGGAAAAAATATCTGGATTTCCTTTCTGCATACTCTGCAGTTAATCAGGGACATTGCCATCCAAAAATTGTTAATGCAATGATTGAACAAGCCCAGACTTTAACTTTAACATCAAGAGCTTTTTACAATAATGTTCTCGGTGAATATGAAAAATTCATAACCGAACTTTTAGGTTATGACAAAGTTTTGCCTATGAATACTGGTGTCGAAGGCGGAGAAACTGCAGTTAAGCTTGCTCGCCGTTGGGCTTATGATGTTAAAGGGATTAAAAAATATAACGCAAAGATTATTGTTGCGAATGATAATTTCCATGGAAGAACAATGATGGCAGTTTCAGCATCAACTGATCCTGATTCATACGAAGGTTACGGACCATTTCTTCCGGGATTTATAAAGATTCCTTTTAACGATATCCCGGCTTTGGAAAAAGCACTTGAAGACCCGGATGTTTGTGCATTTATGGTTGAACCTATTCAGGGTGAAGCTGGTGTTGTTGTTCCTGATGCTGGTTATCTTAAAAAAGCTCAGGAGTTGTGCAAAGCAAAAAATGTTTTACTTGTTTGTGATGAAGTTCAAACAGGATTAGCAAGAACCGGCAAAATGCTTGCATCCGACCACGAAAATGTTAAGCCCGATATTCTGATTTTAGGAAAAGCACTTTCAGGTGGAACTATGCCTGTATCCGCAGTACTTGCAAACGATGAGATTATGTTAACAATTAAACCCGGTCAACACGGTTCAACATTCGGTGGAAATCCGTTAGCTGCACGAGTTGCAATCGCTTCGCTACAAGTTTTGGTAGAAGAAAAGCTTGCTGATAATGCAGCAAAAATGGGTGAATATTTCAGAAGTGAGGTTCAGAAAATGGTTAATGAATTTGAAAATCTTGTTCTTGTAAGAGGAAAAGGATTACTGAATGCAATTGTAATTAAACCAACATCTGACGGTAAAACTGCGTGGGATGTTTGTGTTGCTCTGAAAGAAGAAGGTTTGCTTGCAAAACCGACTCACGGAGATATTATCAGATTTGCTCCACCACTTGTAATTAATAAAGAAGAAATTGATTTTGCAATTGAGACTATTAGAAAAGTTTTGAAGAAATTTAATTGA
- the fabF gene encoding beta-ketoacyl-ACP synthase II, whose product MSNRRVVVTGMGALTPIGLSVQEFWNGMMQSKSGAAPIKSFDASRVDTKFACELKDFDVTKYLDRKTARRLDPFAQYALVSAKQCIDDSGLNPESLSAEEKSKIGVIFGSGIGGIQTFYEQSVINREQGPGRISPFFIPMLIPDIAAGHISMQYGFQGPNYCTVSACATGNNNLIDSYLLIKNGLADRMIAGGSEASINEIGVGGFNANRALSTRNDSPETASRPFDATRDGFVMGEGAGALLLEELEVALKRGAKIYCEIVGVGLSADAHHITAPHPEGTGAILAMEMALRTAGITPDKIDYVNMHGTSTPLGDIAETKAIKKVFGEHAYKMNLSSTKSMTGHLLGAAGAVEAIASILAVVNDKIPPTINFEHPDPECDLNYTFNKPQDRVVNYALSNAFGFGGHNTSVIFKKYKE is encoded by the coding sequence ATTTCCAATCGCAGAGTTGTAGTTACCGGAATGGGAGCTTTAACACCTATTGGTTTAAGTGTACAGGAATTTTGGAATGGAATGATGCAGAGCAAAAGCGGCGCTGCTCCAATCAAAAGTTTTGATGCTTCCAGAGTTGATACAAAATTCGCTTGCGAACTTAAAGATTTCGATGTAACAAAATATTTAGATAGAAAAACCGCCCGAAGACTTGATCCTTTTGCACAATATGCGTTGGTTTCTGCAAAACAATGTATTGATGATAGTGGATTAAACCCTGAAAGTTTAAGTGCAGAAGAAAAATCAAAAATTGGAGTGATATTCGGAAGTGGAATTGGCGGTATTCAGACTTTCTATGAACAATCAGTAATCAATCGTGAACAAGGTCCCGGAAGAATTTCACCGTTCTTTATTCCGATGCTTATTCCGGATATTGCTGCGGGACATATCTCAATGCAATATGGATTTCAGGGACCGAATTATTGCACAGTATCGGCTTGTGCAACAGGCAACAACAATCTTATTGATTCATATCTGCTGATTAAAAATGGTTTAGCTGATAGAATGATTGCCGGAGGAAGTGAAGCTTCGATAAATGAAATTGGTGTTGGAGGTTTCAATGCAAACAGAGCACTTTCCACAAGAAATGATTCGCCTGAAACAGCAAGCAGACCTTTTGATGCTACAAGAGATGGATTTGTAATGGGTGAAGGTGCCGGTGCATTGCTTCTTGAAGAACTTGAAGTTGCACTTAAACGAGGTGCAAAAATTTATTGTGAGATAGTTGGAGTTGGCCTTTCCGCTGACGCACATCACATTACTGCACCTCATCCGGAGGGCACAGGAGCTATTTTAGCAATGGAAATGGCTTTACGAACAGCAGGAATTACTCCTGACAAAATTGATTATGTAAATATGCACGGAACCTCAACTCCGCTTGGCGATATTGCTGAAACTAAAGCTATAAAAAAAGTGTTTGGAGAACATGCATACAAGATGAATTTGTCTTCAACTAAAAGTATGACAGGGCATTTATTAGGTGCTGCAGGAGCTGTAGAAGCGATAGCATCAATACTTGCAGTCGTTAATGATAAGATTCCACCAACTATTAACTTTGAACATCCTGATCCTGAATGTGATTTAAATTATACATTCAACAAACCTCAGGACAGGGTAGTTAATTATGCGTTGAGTAATGCTTTCGGATTTGGTGGACATAATACATCTGTTATTTTTAAGAAATATAAAGAATAG
- a CDS encoding phosphatase PAP2 family protein: protein MSDFLYSIDLTVFYFFNHTISLPVLDKFFSIITSVNNWYIAYVILLGISWTKGGLRGKIAVVGVILLIVASDQTGYRILKEFFARPRPCDVLDDVITPLGCTGTFSFPSNHALNNFAAAFFFYKLFPQLKWVLFITAGLVAISRVYLGLHYPSDIIGGALIGIFFGYIFSQLALFTENKFLERRTQEDINKE from the coding sequence ATGAGCGATTTTCTTTACTCAATTGACCTGACGGTTTTTTACTTCTTTAATCATACAATTTCCTTGCCTGTTTTGGATAAGTTTTTCTCTATAATCACAAGCGTAAATAATTGGTACATTGCCTATGTTATTTTACTGGGAATTAGTTGGACTAAAGGCGGTTTGCGCGGCAAAATTGCTGTTGTTGGTGTTATTTTACTAATAGTTGCTTCGGACCAAACCGGATACAGAATTCTGAAAGAATTTTTTGCCCGGCCAAGACCTTGCGATGTTCTTGATGATGTTATTACTCCACTTGGCTGCACAGGAACATTTTCTTTTCCGTCGAATCACGCTTTGAATAATTTTGCTGCAGCATTTTTCTTTTACAAACTTTTTCCACAATTAAAATGGGTACTATTTATAACTGCAGGTCTTGTTGCAATTTCAAGAGTTTACTTAGGTTTACATTATCCTTCTGATATAATCGGAGGCGCTTTAATCGGAATATTTTTCGGTTATATTTTTTCACAATTAGCACTGTTCACAGAAAATAAATTTCTTGAGCGAAGAACTCAAGAAGACATAAACAAAGAATAA
- a CDS encoding alpha-amylase family glycosyl hydrolase, with protein sequence MKKLLNLTLLLFSINIFPQIVVTQPEYPTQLDSIVIFFDATQPGAEELLNYTGTVYAHTGVNTNFGNWQHVIGSWGNNQTQPALTRLGPNLYKLTVGYPRIFYSVTNPAEIINAIALVFRSADATKQTRPDIFLNLYQPGLNLVVQNPVVSVQFGDPQRSPAFVKEGETVPIDIRAVEIQTRVQSITLFVDGNPVAQSDSSRLIYNFSYSNFSVGPHIVKVVGVDTVNSIDSTSFMMFVNPQIVNAPLPNGIQPGINYTSPVTATLALFAPYKDFVFVIGDFNDWKVQTNYFMKRQYVNQDSVIWWIELSSLSPGVEYAFQYLVDGKIRTGDPFSEKILDPWNDQFIPATTYPNLKPYPSGKTEKIVSILQPGQSQYQWQVQNFQKPPKENLVIYELHIRDFSTQRNFQFLIDTLSYLKSLGVNAIELMPIMEFSGNLSWGYNPIYHTAVDKYYGTANKLKQFIDLCHQNGIAVILDMVLNHADNLSPLAMLWWDDIQNRPAQNNPYLNPVARHPFNVFNDFNHESNATKYFVDRVNEYWLKQFKFDGFRFDLSKGFTQNFSNDVGQWSQYDQSRINILTRMADKIWEVDSTAYVILEHFADNSEEVVLSNYGMLLWGNLNHDYSEAAMGYQSSLSWGSYKTRGWAYPHLITYMESHDEERLMYKNLMYGNSLGDYNIRNLSIALQRIKLAATFLFPIPGPKMFWQFGELGYDISIDFNGRTGEKPVKWDYLNDLRRKNLYKVFRELINLKKNYVAFSTSNFTMDTGGFIKKINLYHPTMDVAIIGNFYVGPLSPSANFSSTGWWYDYFSGDSIEVTNPNQQITLEPGEFHIYTNVKLPTPEPGLLLDAEEVSESIPTEFSLEQNYPNPFNPTTKITFVIPSGARNLVTLKVFDILGNEVSTLVNEQKEPGYYEVEFNAERLSSGVYFYRLQAGNFIQTRKMILLR encoded by the coding sequence ATGAAAAAACTATTGAATCTTACTTTATTATTATTTTCGATAAATATTTTCCCTCAGATAGTTGTAACTCAACCAGAATATCCAACTCAACTTGATAGTATTGTAATATTTTTTGATGCAACTCAACCTGGTGCTGAAGAATTACTAAACTATACCGGAACAGTTTACGCTCACACAGGAGTAAATACTAATTTTGGTAATTGGCAGCATGTGATTGGTAGTTGGGGCAATAATCAAACTCAGCCGGCTTTGACAAGATTGGGACCTAATCTTTATAAATTAACTGTTGGTTATCCAAGAATATTTTACAGTGTAACAAATCCAGCAGAAATCATCAATGCGATAGCTTTAGTCTTTAGAAGCGCTGACGCAACAAAACAAACACGTCCGGATATTTTCTTAAATTTATATCAACCAGGATTAAATCTTGTTGTTCAGAATCCTGTTGTTTCAGTTCAGTTTGGTGATCCGCAACGCTCTCCTGCATTTGTTAAAGAAGGTGAAACAGTTCCAATTGACATTCGTGCTGTTGAAATTCAGACAAGAGTTCAATCAATAACTTTGTTTGTTGATGGAAATCCGGTAGCACAGAGTGATTCTTCACGATTGATATACAATTTTTCATACTCAAATTTCTCAGTTGGTCCGCATATAGTTAAAGTCGTTGGAGTTGATACTGTAAATAGTATTGATTCAACTTCATTTATGATGTTTGTAAATCCTCAGATTGTTAACGCGCCATTACCAAATGGTATCCAGCCAGGAATAAATTATACAAGTCCGGTTACAGCGACACTTGCACTCTTTGCTCCATATAAAGATTTTGTTTTTGTCATTGGCGATTTCAATGATTGGAAAGTCCAAACAAATTATTTTATGAAAAGACAATATGTTAATCAGGATAGTGTTATTTGGTGGATAGAACTTTCCTCTCTGAGTCCGGGAGTTGAATATGCATTTCAATATTTGGTGGATGGTAAAATCAGAACAGGCGATCCATTCTCAGAAAAAATTCTTGATCCCTGGAATGATCAATTCATTCCCGCTACAACTTATCCAAACTTAAAGCCATATCCGAGTGGAAAGACAGAAAAGATAGTTAGTATTTTACAGCCAGGTCAATCGCAATATCAATGGCAGGTTCAGAATTTTCAAAAACCTCCCAAAGAAAATCTCGTGATTTATGAATTACACATTCGTGATTTTTCTACGCAAAGAAATTTTCAATTCCTTATTGATACTTTATCTTATCTTAAATCGCTTGGAGTTAACGCTATTGAATTGATGCCGATTATGGAATTCAGTGGTAATCTTAGTTGGGGCTATAATCCAATTTATCACACCGCAGTAGATAAATATTATGGAACCGCAAATAAATTAAAGCAGTTCATAGATCTTTGCCACCAGAATGGAATTGCAGTTATCCTTGATATGGTTTTAAACCACGCTGATAATCTGTCACCTTTGGCAATGTTGTGGTGGGATGATATTCAAAACAGACCAGCACAAAATAATCCTTATCTGAATCCTGTTGCAAGACATCCGTTTAATGTTTTTAATGATTTTAACCACGAAAGCAATGCAACAAAATATTTTGTAGATAGAGTAAACGAATATTGGTTAAAGCAATTTAAGTTTGATGGATTCAGATTTGATCTTTCGAAAGGTTTTACACAGAATTTTTCCAATGATGTTGGTCAATGGAGTCAATATGATCAATCACGAATAAATATCCTTACCAGAATGGCTGATAAAATTTGGGAAGTTGATTCAACTGCTTATGTAATACTTGAGCATTTTGCAGATAACTCTGAGGAAGTTGTTCTCTCAAACTACGGTATGTTGTTGTGGGGAAATCTTAATCACGATTACAGTGAAGCTGCAATGGGATATCAATCAAGTTTAAGTTGGGGTTCTTACAAAACACGTGGTTGGGCATATCCTCATTTGATAACTTACATGGAAAGCCACGATGAAGAAAGATTGATGTACAAAAATCTAATGTATGGAAATTCATTAGGTGATTACAATATCAGAAACTTATCTATTGCTTTGCAAAGAATTAAGCTTGCAGCAACATTTCTTTTCCCAATTCCCGGACCTAAAATGTTCTGGCAGTTTGGTGAGCTGGGTTATGATATCAGTATTGACTTTAACGGAAGAACCGGAGAAAAGCCTGTTAAATGGGATTACCTTAATGATCTTCGAAGAAAAAATCTTTATAAGGTTTTCAGAGAGTTAATTAATCTTAAAAAGAACTATGTAGCATTTAGTACGAGTAACTTTACAATGGACACAGGTGGATTTATAAAGAAAATTAATCTTTATCATCCTACAATGGATGTAGCAATCATTGGAAATTTTTATGTTGGACCACTTTCTCCGTCAGCTAATTTTAGTTCAACAGGTTGGTGGTATGATTACTTCAGTGGTGATAGTATTGAAGTAACAAATCCAAATCAGCAGATAACACTTGAGCCAGGTGAATTTCACATTTATACAAATGTTAAGCTTCCGACTCCGGAACCCGGATTATTACTTGATGCAGAAGAGGTTAGTGAATCAATTCCAACTGAATTTTCTTTAGAGCAGAACTACCCAAATCCATTTAACCCTACTACTAAAATTACATTTGTCATTCCGAGCGGAGCGAGGAATCTTGTAACATTAAAAGTTTTTGACATTCTCGGTAATGAAGTTTCGACATTAGTCAACGAACAAAAAGAACCCGGATATTATGAAGTAGAATTCAATGCAGAGCGATTATCCAGCGGAGTATATTTTTATCGATTGCAAGCTGGCAATTTCATTCAAACCAGGAAGATGATATTACTGAGATAA
- a CDS encoding DUF2141 domain-containing protein, producing MKVKFSLLIIILFSVFINAGDIQKARLIVKIKGLKSDQGTVKVALCNSSENYKDDLSPFKAAIIEIKNNQAIAVFDNLPAGNYAVKAFHDENNNDDFDTNFLGIPKEDYGFSNNARGLFGPPSWDAAKFQLNKMDQIVEINFN from the coding sequence ATGAAAGTTAAGTTCTCTTTACTAATTATAATTTTGTTCTCAGTTTTCATCAACGCAGGTGATATTCAGAAAGCAAGGTTAATTGTTAAGATTAAGGGTTTGAAAAGTGATCAGGGTACTGTTAAAGTAGCACTCTGTAATTCATCCGAAAATTACAAAGATGATTTATCACCTTTTAAAGCAGCAATAATTGAAATAAAAAATAATCAGGCAATTGCTGTATTTGATAATTTGCCTGCAGGAAATTACGCAGTGAAAGCTTTTCACGATGAAAATAATAACGACGATTTCGATACTAATTTTCTTGGCATACCAAAAGAAGACTATGGTTTTTCAAATAATGCCAGAGGATTATTCGGACCTCCATCGTGGGATGCAGCAAAATTTCAATTAAATAAAATGGATCAGATTGTTGAAATTAATTTCAACTAA
- a CDS encoding GNAT family N-acetyltransferase, whose protein sequence is MEKLKIRRAEKSDIPNILKLIKELAEYEKLLHEVVTTEQHLEEVIFGEKKFVEVLIAEYEGELAGQTIFFHNFSTFVGKPGLYIEDLYVRPQFRGKGIGKALLNEVIKLAKERNCGRVEWVVLDWNQPAIDFYKSIGAKPMDEWTIFRLTEDKF, encoded by the coding sequence ATGGAAAAATTAAAAATAAGAAGAGCTGAAAAATCAGATATTCCAAATATTCTGAAACTGATTAAAGAATTAGCAGAATACGAAAAATTATTACACGAAGTTGTTACAACTGAACAACATCTTGAAGAAGTTATTTTTGGCGAAAAGAAATTTGTTGAAGTTCTTATTGCTGAATATGAAGGAGAATTAGCAGGTCAAACAATTTTCTTTCATAACTTTTCAACTTTTGTCGGCAAACCAGGTTTATATATAGAAGACTTATATGTTCGTCCACAATTTCGAGGTAAAGGAATTGGGAAAGCACTTTTGAACGAAGTGATAAAACTTGCAAAAGAAAGAAATTGTGGAAGAGTTGAATGGGTTGTGCTTGATTGGAATCAGCCCGCAATAGATTTTTATAAAAGTATTGGTGCAAAACCAATGGATGAATGGACAATTTTCCGTTTGACAGAGGACAAATTCTAG
- a CDS encoding secondary thiamine-phosphate synthase enzyme YjbQ, with translation MTLTIGTYSFSVKTKGNCDIIDITSAVEKLVEENNFIEGNALIFISGSTAAITTIEYEPGLLKDYPKLFDKLIPESESYHHNFTWHDGNGHSHLRASLQKSSFTVPFKNSKLLLGTWQQIILVDFDNRSRNREIIVQLTGLKATE, from the coding sequence ATGACATTGACTATTGGAACATATTCCTTTAGTGTTAAAACCAAAGGTAATTGTGATATTATTGATATTACTTCTGCAGTAGAAAAATTAGTTGAAGAGAATAATTTTATTGAAGGAAACGCCTTAATATTTATTAGCGGTTCAACTGCGGCAATTACAACAATTGAATATGAACCTGGTTTGCTGAAGGATTATCCCAAACTATTTGATAAACTAATACCAGAAAGTGAATCTTATCATCATAATTTTACCTGGCACGATGGAAATGGTCATTCTCATTTACGTGCATCTTTGCAGAAATCATCATTCACAGTTCCATTTAAGAATTCTAAATTACTTTTGGGAACCTGGCAACAGATAATTCTTGTTGATTTTGATAATCGTTCAAGAAACAGAGAAATAATTGTTCAATTAACCGGACTCAAAGCAACCGAATAG
- a CDS encoding ATP-binding protein — protein MEKKGNLIQFLLNPTGFFKKENYQKIRQESRKHLVTPLKVIAFMVAVSGLFAMIFEVRYYQHLQLEIYFTRLFATLIAFLILVFTNSKNSEKYSTALVHILLLTIIISSAIMIFMMPKTIVVNSQIVGLVIFTSALFLSWEVVNQIIAAIYYNLVFAAAILFNDQKIYILPNTLESLAFVLFMSLLSILGSAINFKLRLQVAEKSIETEKSEQKFKSIFNNALIGIYQTTLDGKIITANDAMARILGYERSEEVIGKDILTFYKNPQEREHLIELLNEKGLVENLRLTLIRKDFDEIYLKVNARLIDFNGNNQKIIEGNLQDITEQVKAEQIRDEYQESLKKEKEKSEKLAQEALNLSQVKSRFLANLSHEVRTPLNSIIGLLSIIEDGNARSEDEVRQFISTARSSAESLLEVINAILDLSKIEAGKIELEKLNFNLRKVVDQAVMVIHQKAREKGIKIIEELPSNDELNFVGDPTRIRQIYINLLGNAVKFTEEGEIRIKVETENHNGSRIKIISSIEDTGIGIPADKISELFKPFSQVDGSEGKKFGGTGLGLVICKEFLNLMEGDIKVESVEGVGTKFTFHFFVDPALSNILGKKSNTDSEQNKTHTDSLHEQLDQALVEQRKKFRILLAEDNLINQKVAIRTLTSFGYQVDAVLNGEQAVSEHKAKNYDLILMDIQMPEVDGYTATKMIRKLDSPLNSVPIIALTAHALLGDKEKCLIAGMNDYISKPVVAKEIVQILDKYLGIKKNKPQGENKVMDKASALFDFDRLNQVSLGDKEFEKDLLGDYFKDVEIKLETLKEFISQRNLKKIQELAHTLKGSSYSVGAKAIGDEALGIELSAKSLDIESVEERMIKLTKVVRESKELFKDVLAD, from the coding sequence ATGGAAAAAAAAGGAAATTTGATACAATTTTTACTTAATCCGACAGGATTTTTCAAGAAAGAGAACTATCAGAAAATCCGTCAGGAATCCAGGAAACACCTAGTTACTCCTTTGAAAGTCATTGCCTTTATGGTAGCCGTCTCCGGTTTGTTTGCAATGATTTTCGAGGTCAGATATTATCAGCATTTACAGTTAGAAATTTATTTTACCAGATTATTTGCCACTCTTATTGCATTTCTTATTCTCGTATTCACTAATTCAAAAAACTCTGAAAAATATTCCACAGCATTGGTGCATATTCTTCTGTTAACGATTATCATTTCCTCTGCAATAATGATTTTTATGATGCCCAAAACAATCGTTGTTAATTCTCAGATTGTTGGATTAGTAATTTTCACATCAGCACTTTTCCTGAGTTGGGAAGTAGTAAATCAGATTATAGCAGCAATCTATTACAATCTGGTTTTTGCAGCAGCAATTCTTTTCAATGATCAGAAAATTTATATCCTTCCTAACACTTTGGAATCACTTGCATTTGTTCTTTTTATGAGTTTGCTTTCTATTCTGGGAAGCGCAATTAATTTTAAGCTAAGATTGCAAGTAGCAGAAAAGTCAATCGAAACAGAAAAATCTGAACAAAAATTTAAGTCAATATTTAACAATGCACTTATTGGAATCTACCAGACAACACTCGATGGAAAAATCATTACAGCAAACGATGCAATGGCAAGAATTCTAGGTTATGAAAGATCAGAAGAAGTGATTGGAAAAGATATTTTAACTTTCTACAAAAATCCTCAGGAACGAGAGCATCTTATTGAATTATTGAATGAGAAAGGACTTGTTGAAAATCTTCGTTTGACATTAATTCGAAAAGATTTTGATGAAATATATCTTAAAGTGAATGCAAGATTAATCGACTTTAACGGAAACAATCAAAAAATTATAGAAGGAAATCTTCAGGATATTACAGAACAGGTAAAAGCAGAACAAATTCGGGATGAATATCAGGAATCATTAAAGAAAGAAAAAGAAAAGTCTGAAAAACTTGCTCAGGAAGCATTAAATCTTAGTCAGGTCAAAAGCAGATTTCTTGCGAATCTCAGTCACGAAGTAAGAACACCGCTTAACAGTATAATCGGACTTCTCTCAATTATTGAAGATGGAAATGCCAGAAGTGAAGATGAGGTCAGACAATTTATTTCAACTGCCAGAAGCTCTGCCGAATCTTTGCTTGAAGTTATAAATGCAATTCTTGATTTATCTAAAATTGAAGCAGGAAAGATCGAACTTGAAAAACTGAATTTTAATTTGCGTAAAGTAGTTGATCAGGCAGTAATGGTAATTCATCAGAAAGCCCGAGAAAAAGGAATTAAGATTATAGAAGAACTTCCGTCAAATGACGAATTGAATTTTGTAGGTGATCCAACAAGAATAAGACAGATTTATATAAATCTTTTGGGAAATGCTGTTAAATTTACTGAAGAAGGTGAGATAAGAATTAAAGTTGAAACCGAAAATCACAATGGCTCAAGAATAAAAATCATTTCATCAATAGAAGATACAGGAATTGGAATTCCAGCAGATAAAATATCTGAATTATTCAAACCATTCTCTCAGGTTGATGGTTCTGAAGGTAAGAAATTTGGTGGAACAGGTCTGGGATTAGTTATCTGTAAAGAATTCTTAAACTTGATGGAAGGTGACATTAAAGTTGAAAGTGTTGAAGGTGTCGGAACTAAATTTACATTTCATTTCTTTGTTGATCCGGCACTAAGTAATATCCTTGGTAAAAAATCCAACACAGATTCAGAGCAAAATAAAACTCATACTGATTCGCTTCACGAACAGCTTGATCAGGCATTGGTAGAGCAGAGAAAAAAATTCAGAATATTACTTGCTGAGGACAATCTTATTAATCAGAAAGTTGCAATAAGAACATTAACATCATTCGGATATCAGGTTGATGCAGTTTTGAATGGAGAACAAGCAGTAAGTGAGCATAAAGCAAAAAATTATGATTTAATTCTTATGGATATTCAAATGCCCGAAGTTGATGGTTACACTGCAACTAAAATGATCAGAAAATTAGACTCACCATTAAATTCAGTTCCGATTATTGCTCTTACTGCGCACGCTTTACTAGGTGATAAAGAAAAATGTCTTATTGCAGGTATGAATGATTACATTTCCAAGCCTGTTGTGGCTAAAGAAATCGTACAAATTCTCGATAAATACTTAGGAATTAAAAAAAATAAACCTCAAGGAGAAAATAAGGTGATGGATAAAGCATCTGCTCTGTTCGATTTCGACAGATTGAATCAGGTTAGCTTGGGGGATAAAGAGTTCGAAAAAGATTTACTCGGTGATTATTTCAAAGATGTTGAAATCAAACTCGAAACTCTGAAAGAATTTATTTCGCAAAGAAATCTTAAAAAGATTCAGGAATTAGCTCACACTCTTAAAGGATCAAGTTACTCAGTTGGGGCGAAAGCAATCGGTGATGAAGCTTTGGGCATTGAGCTATCAGCAAAAAGTCTGGATATTGAAAGCGTTGAGGAAAGAATGATTAAGCTCACAAAAGTTGTTCGTGAGTCAAAAGAATTATTTAAAGATGTGCTTGCGGACTAA